From Virgibacillus ihumii, the proteins below share one genomic window:
- a CDS encoding MurR/RpiR family transcriptional regulator → MSDVKGGLVMLKEMVNVLPPSEQKIANYILEKPEESIMLTALMLGEKSNTSSAAVIRLCKSLGFNGFQELKIRVAGDLQEQSVKGYRDIEPNDEYRNIIDKVTSNTIQTLKETVDIMSEQNIKAAVSALSKARSVILLGFGASFIAAKDAEQKFIRINKNAQAFSDVHMAATSIANKGPDDIVVGISFSGKTKEVARLLELAKKKNVKTIGITKYGKSPVSNCSDIKLHTSAAREATFRSGATSSRMAQLHIIDILFMCLASEEYEETVKHLDETRDAIAFLKEQ, encoded by the coding sequence ATGTCAGACGTGAAAGGCGGTTTGGTGATGTTAAAGGAAATGGTAAACGTCCTGCCGCCGTCCGAGCAAAAAATCGCAAATTACATTTTGGAAAAGCCGGAAGAATCGATTATGCTGACAGCCTTAATGCTTGGTGAAAAAAGTAACACGTCAAGCGCAGCAGTGATACGGCTATGTAAATCGCTCGGCTTTAATGGATTTCAGGAGCTGAAAATCCGTGTTGCGGGAGACCTTCAGGAGCAGTCAGTCAAGGGATACCGGGATATTGAACCAAATGATGAATACCGTAATATCATTGATAAGGTAACTTCAAATACAATACAAACACTTAAAGAAACAGTGGATATTATGAGTGAACAAAATATCAAGGCGGCCGTTTCGGCGTTATCAAAAGCCAGATCGGTAATACTGCTTGGTTTTGGAGCCTCCTTCATAGCCGCAAAGGATGCGGAGCAGAAATTTATCCGGATTAACAAAAATGCTCAGGCATTTTCTGATGTACATATGGCGGCAACATCGATTGCCAATAAGGGTCCTGATGATATCGTGGTTGGAATATCTTTTTCCGGAAAAACCAAAGAAGTTGCCAGGCTGTTGGAGCTTGCGAAAAAGAAGAACGTCAAAACAATTGGCATAACAAAATACGGTAAGTCGCCCGTCAGCAATTGTTCCGATATAAAACTGCATACTTCAGCCGCAAGGGAAGCGACCTTTCGAAGCGGGGCAACTTCGTCCCGGATGGCTCAATTACACATTATCGATATTTTGTTTATGTGTCTCGCATCCGAGGAGTATGAAGAAACAGTTAAACACCTTGATGAAACAAGGGATGCGATAGCTTTTTTAAAGGAACAATAA
- a CDS encoding N-acetylglucosamine kinase, translating to MEYVAGIDGGGTKTVAILADLDGTIVAQTSGGPTNPNVISGNKLFDTLKTLLDELEQMLPNALWNVSVLFAGIAGTGNNASRITVEQVLKQLLFNKTRIRVEPDTINALYSGTYGKHGIVHISGTGSITYGINAHGVHGRVGGWGYLFGDEGSGYDIGRKGIMRALKAHDGRGPDTVLLKRISSDFEVSNPYDLVRKIYTSESPKNKISPVAKLVFQAYKQNDIVAQQIISDTSQEIKESIGTLYMKLFEKGQNVKVVLCGGVFQEKEILPRLLKEELKHDSNIELIMPNISPAGGAIIGAFLMRNGQLNHSVIKKLQESG from the coding sequence ATGGAATATGTAGCAGGAATTGATGGTGGCGGAACAAAAACAGTGGCCATTCTCGCTGATCTGGATGGCACGATTGTGGCGCAGACGTCCGGCGGCCCGACTAATCCGAATGTTATATCAGGAAACAAACTTTTTGATACGCTTAAAACATTGTTGGATGAATTGGAACAAATGCTTCCAAATGCGTTGTGGAATGTAAGCGTTTTATTTGCCGGGATTGCCGGCACAGGCAACAATGCTTCCAGGATTACTGTTGAACAGGTTCTTAAACAGTTGCTTTTCAACAAAACCCGTATCCGGGTGGAACCGGATACGATTAATGCGCTTTACTCGGGGACATATGGGAAACATGGCATTGTTCATATCTCCGGTACAGGCTCCATCACATATGGAATAAACGCACATGGAGTACACGGTCGTGTTGGCGGATGGGGTTATTTGTTTGGTGATGAGGGAAGTGGTTACGATATTGGCAGGAAGGGAATAATGCGTGCATTGAAGGCGCATGACGGGCGTGGACCTGATACTGTTTTGCTAAAAAGAATTTCTTCCGATTTTGAAGTTTCAAATCCATATGATCTGGTTAGAAAAATCTACACTTCGGAATCACCTAAAAATAAAATTTCTCCTGTTGCGAAATTAGTTTTTCAAGCTTATAAACAAAATGATATAGTTGCACAGCAAATTATTTCCGACACGTCCCAGGAGATTAAAGAAAGCATCGGTACGTTGTATATGAAGCTGTTTGAAAAAGGTCAAAATGTCAAAGTTGTTTTATGTGGTGGTGTGTTTCAGGAAAAAGAAATACTTCCACGGCTGCTAAAGGAAGAGTTGAAACATGACAGCAATATTGAGCTCATAATGCCGAATATTTCGCCTGCGGGTGGAGCAATTATCGGGGCATTTTTAATGAGAAATGGTCAACTGAATCATTCTGTTATTAAAAAATTACAGGAAAGTGGGTAA
- a CDS encoding flavodoxin, with the protein MGKVLMLFASMTGNTEMMAEIITDVIEAREHEVETKTFDLDAIDVEELLSYDGILVGTYSWDDGELPYEVEDFYDELDDVDITGKIIGVFGSGDSFYDSFGGAANLMGDRFEAKGAKLLPERMIVDMEPDQDDVARCQKFADKFCDMIENVNEGGV; encoded by the coding sequence ATGGGAAAAGTACTGATGTTGTTTGCCAGCATGACTGGTAACACGGAAATGATGGCTGAGATTATCACAGATGTCATTGAAGCCAGGGAACATGAGGTGGAAACGAAAACGTTTGATCTTGATGCAATAGATGTGGAAGAATTATTGAGTTATGATGGTATTCTTGTCGGAACATATTCGTGGGATGACGGTGAACTCCCGTACGAGGTTGAAGATTTTTATGATGAACTGGATGATGTGGATATTACCGGAAAAATTATCGGTGTTTTCGGGTCAGGGGACTCCTTTTATGACTCATTTGGAGGTGCGGCCAATCTTATGGGCGACCGGTTTGAGGCTAAGGGAGCGAAACTTTTACCGGAGCGTATGATTGTCGATATGGAACCCGATCAGGATGATGTTGCACGTTGTCAGAAATTTGCTGACAAGTTTTGTGACATGATTGAAAATGTAAATGAGGGAGGAGTATAG
- a CDS encoding LacI family DNA-binding transcriptional regulator has translation MLVTIRDVAKATGVAPSTVSRVIADNPRISEETKTKVRNAMKELGYHPNINARNLAVKSTKAIGVIMPSSADKALQNPFFPEILRGIGSVTHGMGYSITLSSGITDDEIFDEVERMVYGSYVDGVILLYSRMNDRVMNFLHEKNFPFVIVGKPYEHVGEITHVDNDNFTAGKEITNHLIDMGHEKIAFIGGSKKLFVTMDREAGYEAALMDAYLEHSESYRMHTEFLKSGGREAVARLLSQDTPPTGIVVSDDLMSLGVLSTLEEVGYTVPDDISLVSFNNVYLSEITKPALTTVDIQIHELGAESARALIERTLDKTVAARRVTVPHKIVYRNSVGRIEAL, from the coding sequence ATTTTGGTGACAATTAGAGATGTAGCAAAAGCAACGGGTGTAGCGCCCTCTACCGTATCACGTGTTATCGCGGATAATCCGAGAATCAGCGAGGAAACGAAAACTAAAGTTCGTAACGCAATGAAAGAACTCGGCTATCATCCAAATATAAATGCACGGAATCTAGCTGTGAAATCGACGAAAGCAATTGGTGTGATCATGCCGTCATCTGCTGACAAAGCGCTTCAGAATCCGTTTTTTCCGGAAATTTTACGAGGAATAGGGTCAGTAACCCACGGGATGGGATATTCCATTACATTGTCAAGTGGTATTACGGATGACGAAATTTTTGATGAAGTGGAACGAATGGTATACGGCAGTTATGTCGATGGTGTCATTTTGTTATATTCACGAATGAATGATCGAGTCATGAATTTTTTACACGAAAAGAACTTCCCATTTGTAATTGTCGGTAAGCCATATGAGCATGTTGGTGAAATAACCCATGTGGATAATGACAACTTCACTGCGGGCAAGGAAATAACCAATCATCTGATTGATATGGGACATGAGAAAATCGCTTTTATTGGAGGTTCGAAAAAATTATTTGTCACCATGGATCGTGAAGCAGGTTATGAAGCAGCCTTAATGGATGCATACCTGGAACACAGTGAGTCTTACAGGATGCATACGGAATTTTTGAAGTCTGGTGGTCGTGAGGCAGTGGCACGCCTGCTGTCACAGGATACCCCGCCAACCGGCATTGTTGTTAGTGATGACCTGATGAGCCTTGGGGTCCTGAGCACACTGGAAGAAGTGGGTTATACTGTGCCGGATGATATTTCTTTGGTCAGTTTCAACAATGTGTATTTGTCGGAGATTACAAAACCGGCACTGACAACGGTGGATATTCAAATTCATGAACTTGGCGCAGAATCCGCCCGTGCACTGATTGAAAGAACATTAGATAAAACAGTTGCGGCTAGAAGAGTCACTGTACCACATAAAATTGTATATCGGAATTCAGTTGGTCGGATAGAAGCCTTGTAA
- a CDS encoding glycoside hydrolase family 31 protein has product MLEDTSFAIHPGQEKKTNAVIYRDIGDLRSYKHTNNSYFFACENGFAAIQFFADSIIRIVMNQYHEPVLNGSYAVVAEKEHVSVESIEQDNLLMLKTEALIVEVKKVPFRITIFDQNGVVLLDEGNRGMAYRENGEVTAFKKMHADDHFYGFGEKSGHLDKRGEKYEMWNTDVYAPHNPETDPLYQSIPYFMTMRNGHAHGVFFDNTFRTKFNMKEKDGYFSFSAEGGQLDYYVMAGPGPKDVLMQYTHLTGRMPLPPKWALGYQQSRYSYESEKEVRELAKNFIERGIPVDVIHLDIHYMNGYRVFSFDKEKFPYPEKLISDLREMGIRIVPIVDPGVKKDVEYSIYQEGITNDLFCKYLEGDVYFGDVWPGRSAFPDFTDSNVRKWWGNKHKVYSKIGIEGIWNDMNEPAVFNETKTMDTSVMHRNDGRPATHRELHNIYGLKMAEATYDGMKEQLNGKRPFLLTRAGFAGIQRYGSVWTGDNRSFWEHLQMTLPMVMNLGISGVPFAGPDVGGFAHDTNAELLVRWMQVGAFTPYFRNHAAIGTVYQEPWQFGSENEFIMKKYIQMRYKWMPQLYTLFHDASVKGLPVMRPLFMEYPEDVKTYNLNDQFMVGDNVIIAPILAPSVTDRSVYLPRGYWTDFETGEVYTGGKVHLIHVELDQLPIFVKNGTAIMQGDWTSNKEKNPKQISMHVFAGIDDETYNCTFYDDDGETFEYEIGSFLQLTIGIKSSKDAVKVEIRDRQGKYVPAYDKIQVNVHGLSENQRVVLDNDDNSMVSLYK; this is encoded by the coding sequence ATGCTTGAAGATACGAGTTTTGCTATACATCCTGGACAGGAAAAGAAAACAAATGCAGTAATATACCGTGATATTGGGGATTTGAGATCCTATAAACATACAAACAACAGCTATTTTTTTGCTTGTGAAAATGGGTTTGCAGCTATCCAGTTTTTTGCGGATTCGATCATCAGAATTGTGATGAATCAATATCATGAGCCGGTTTTGAATGGTTCGTATGCAGTTGTTGCTGAAAAGGAGCATGTGAGTGTTGAATCGATTGAACAAGATAATTTGCTGATGTTGAAAACGGAAGCATTGATAGTTGAAGTCAAAAAAGTCCCTTTTCGTATTACGATTTTTGATCAAAATGGCGTGGTATTACTCGATGAAGGTAATCGCGGCATGGCATATCGGGAGAATGGTGAGGTTACGGCATTCAAAAAAATGCATGCAGATGATCATTTTTACGGATTTGGTGAAAAATCGGGACATCTTGATAAGCGCGGTGAAAAGTATGAGATGTGGAACACGGATGTTTATGCACCGCATAACCCTGAGACAGACCCGCTCTATCAGTCCATCCCCTATTTTATGACCATGCGCAACGGTCATGCACATGGCGTGTTTTTTGACAATACGTTCAGGACTAAATTTAATATGAAGGAAAAGGATGGGTATTTTTCGTTCAGTGCAGAAGGTGGACAGCTGGACTATTACGTGATGGCCGGTCCTGGTCCTAAGGACGTCCTGATGCAGTATACACATCTGACAGGGAGAATGCCACTTCCGCCAAAATGGGCACTGGGTTATCAGCAGTCGCGTTACAGCTATGAATCTGAGAAAGAAGTAAGGGAGCTTGCAAAAAACTTCATCGAGCGTGGTATTCCGGTTGACGTCATACACCTGGATATCCATTATATGAACGGTTACCGGGTTTTTTCATTTGATAAGGAAAAATTCCCGTATCCGGAAAAACTGATAAGCGACTTGCGTGAGATGGGCATCAGGATTGTACCTATCGTTGACCCTGGTGTGAAGAAAGATGTGGAATATTCCATTTATCAGGAAGGCATTACAAATGATTTGTTCTGCAAGTATTTGGAAGGTGATGTTTATTTTGGGGATGTATGGCCTGGAAGGAGTGCCTTTCCCGACTTTACTGATTCAAACGTTCGTAAATGGTGGGGCAATAAACACAAAGTTTATTCGAAAATCGGTATTGAAGGTATCTGGAATGACATGAACGAACCAGCGGTTTTTAACGAAACAAAGACGATGGATACGTCTGTCATGCACCGAAATGACGGAAGACCTGCAACACATCGTGAGCTGCACAATATATATGGATTGAAAATGGCAGAAGCAACATATGATGGAATGAAAGAGCAACTCAACGGTAAACGGCCATTTTTACTGACCCGCGCCGGGTTTGCCGGAATTCAGCGCTATGGCTCAGTCTGGACTGGTGACAACCGAAGCTTCTGGGAGCATTTGCAAATGACGCTGCCGATGGTAATGAACCTGGGAATCTCGGGTGTTCCGTTCGCAGGACCGGACGTTGGCGGATTTGCTCATGATACCAATGCGGAACTGCTTGTTCGCTGGATGCAGGTCGGTGCATTCACCCCATATTTCAGGAATCATGCAGCGATAGGGACTGTATATCAGGAACCATGGCAGTTCGGATCAGAAAATGAATTCATTATGAAAAAATACATCCAAATGCGCTATAAATGGATGCCACAATTGTACACTTTATTTCATGATGCCAGCGTAAAAGGTCTCCCGGTAATGCGCCCATTGTTTATGGAGTATCCGGAAGATGTGAAAACCTATAATCTGAACGATCAATTCATGGTTGGAGACAACGTAATCATTGCACCGATTTTAGCGCCGTCTGTTACTGACAGGTCCGTTTATCTCCCCAGAGGTTATTGGACAGACTTTGAAACTGGCGAAGTGTATACGGGGGGTAAAGTCCATTTAATTCACGTCGAACTTGATCAGTTACCGATTTTTGTAAAAAACGGAACTGCCATCATGCAGGGTGATTGGACATCGAATAAGGAGAAAAATCCAAAACAAATCAGCATGCATGTATTTGCCGGTATTGATGATGAAACGTATAATTGTACTTTTTATGATGATGACGGCGAAACTTTTGAATATGAAATAGGTTCTTTTTTGCAGCTCACTATTGGAATTAAATCATCGAAGGATGCTGTGAAGGTAGAGATTCGCGACCGACAGGGGAAATACGTGCCAGCGTATGATAAAATACAAGTTAACGTACACGGATTAAGTGAAAATCAGCGTGTAGTACTGGATAATGATGACAATTCAATGGTATCTTTGTATAAATGA
- a CDS encoding sugar ABC transporter permease produces the protein MNQKLKSKLEVTGIYVIIAIVSVIIFYPLIWTVGMSLNQGTSLYSSSIIPENFSLEHYKWLFSENSDYLIWYKNSLIVSTVVAGGSVILTSLVAYAFSRYQFVGRKNGLYVFLLLQMFPVMMAMVALYIFLNMIGLLDTLTGLIFIYLGGQIPFNAWLVKGYFDTIPRELDQAARIDGAGHLRVFWSIMLPLAKPILAVVALFNFMMPMFDFLLPSIVLTSEENYTLAVGLFNFINDQFSNNFTRFAAGSILVALPIATIYLFLQRYLISGLTAGGSKG, from the coding sequence ATGAATCAGAAATTGAAATCGAAGCTGGAAGTAACGGGTATTTACGTTATTATCGCAATTGTCTCCGTTATTATATTTTACCCTCTTATCTGGACAGTAGGCATGTCACTGAACCAGGGAACAAGTCTGTATTCTTCATCGATTATCCCGGAAAACTTTTCACTTGAACATTATAAATGGCTGTTTAGTGAAAACAGTGATTATTTAATCTGGTATAAAAATTCACTAATTGTATCAACGGTTGTTGCAGGTGGCAGTGTTATTCTTACGTCACTTGTTGCGTACGCATTTTCCAGGTACCAGTTTGTTGGCCGGAAAAATGGATTGTACGTATTTTTGCTTTTGCAAATGTTTCCGGTCATGATGGCAATGGTAGCTTTATATATTTTCCTGAATATGATCGGACTACTGGATACATTGACAGGGTTGATTTTCATTTATCTGGGTGGACAGATTCCATTCAATGCATGGCTGGTAAAGGGTTACTTTGATACGATACCGCGTGAATTGGATCAGGCTGCAAGAATAGATGGTGCAGGGCATTTGCGTGTGTTCTGGAGTATTATGCTTCCATTGGCAAAACCAATTTTGGCAGTTGTTGCCTTGTTTAATTTTATGATGCCGATGTTTGACTTCCTGCTTCCGTCGATTGTTTTGACCAGCGAGGAAAACTACACACTGGCAGTTGGTTTGTTTAATTTTATTAATGATCAGTTCTCTAATAATTTTACGAGATTCGCAGCAGGTTCTATTTTGGTTGCCTTGCCAATCGCAACAATTTATTTGTTCCTGCAGCGGTATTTGATTTCGGGTTTGACAGCCGGTGGATCAAAAGGATAG
- a CDS encoding carbohydrate ABC transporter permease has protein sequence MVLSLLFAGLGQLYNRRYIKGIIFIIIEAAFLITSLQAINFGLWGLRTLGTIPGTDHSIRLLVFGVLSLIAVAIIGTLYVFNVMEAYKQAKKLNEGWKPLPLRETLRVAYDNSFPYLMTLPGLMLMVIVVVFPLIFSVLLAFTNYDLFHSPPRNLVDWVGLENFKQLLTVPIWKDTFISVLSWTIVWTVVATTMQIAVGLFLAVLVNDPRVKFKKLIRTILILPWAVPAFVTILIFAAMFNDEFGAINRDIIIPLIGGDGLPWLSDPLYSRIAIILIQTWLGFPFVFALFTGVLQSISKDWYEAADVDGGSRWQKFREITFPHVMFATAPLLIMQYAQNFNNFNIIYLFNEGGPPVRGQNAGGTDILISWVYKLTFDTNNYAMAAAISIIMGLLVSGFAFFQFRRTRSFKEEGEI, from the coding sequence ATGGTTTTATCTTTATTGTTTGCGGGTCTTGGGCAGCTTTACAACCGCAGATATATAAAAGGGATCATATTTATCATTATTGAAGCAGCATTTCTGATTACTTCGTTACAAGCGATCAATTTTGGGTTGTGGGGACTCCGGACACTAGGAACTATTCCCGGAACAGACCATTCAATCCGCCTGCTCGTATTCGGAGTGCTATCTTTAATTGCAGTTGCCATTATTGGAACATTATATGTATTTAATGTCATGGAGGCCTATAAACAGGCGAAAAAACTAAACGAAGGATGGAAACCGCTGCCGCTCCGAGAGACACTTAGGGTAGCATATGACAATTCTTTTCCATACTTGATGACATTGCCAGGACTTATGCTGATGGTGATTGTAGTTGTTTTTCCGTTGATTTTCTCCGTTTTACTTGCATTTACGAACTATGATCTATTTCATTCGCCACCACGTAATCTCGTGGATTGGGTCGGCTTGGAAAACTTCAAACAATTGCTGACAGTACCAATCTGGAAGGATACGTTTATTAGTGTGTTGTCATGGACGATAGTCTGGACAGTTGTAGCTACCACGATGCAGATTGCAGTCGGATTATTTTTAGCCGTATTGGTCAACGATCCTAGAGTGAAATTCAAAAAACTGATTCGGACTATATTAATTCTTCCATGGGCAGTACCGGCGTTCGTAACGATTTTAATTTTTGCAGCGATGTTTAACGATGAATTCGGCGCAATTAATCGGGATATTATCATTCCATTGATTGGTGGGGATGGGTTACCGTGGCTGAGTGATCCGCTCTATTCACGCATTGCCATTATTCTCATCCAGACCTGGCTCGGATTTCCATTTGTATTCGCACTATTTACCGGTGTACTGCAGAGCATTTCCAAAGACTGGTATGAAGCAGCGGATGTTGACGGTGGATCACGCTGGCAAAAATTTCGTGAAATCACCTTTCCGCACGTTATGTTTGCAACTGCACCATTGTTAATTATGCAGTACGCGCAAAACTTCAATAACTTTAATATTATTTATTTGTTTAATGAAGGTGGGCCGCCAGTAAGAGGTCAAAATGCAGGTGGTACAGATATTTTAATCTCATGGGTGTATAAACTGACATTTGACACGAACAATTACGCGATGGCAGCAGCAATTTCAATTATAATGGGACTATTGGTCTCAGGGTTCGCATTCTTTCAGTTCAGACGTACACGATCATTTAAGGAAGAGGGTGAAATATAA
- a CDS encoding sugar ABC transporter substrate-binding protein, which yields MKKSSYLLIAAFMFAILVLAACAPERSESTGEGSDSESSKETAEKPESLSIWANDEEKQLEAIKDIVADYEKETGIKVKVEKKSMLDQMEQLALAGPEGNGPDLFFQPHDRIGNIVAQGLAEPIDMADDVKSTYSDAAVEAVTYQYNGKTAQYGYPAVIETYGVFYNTDIVKEAPETINDLKALLENKTNPSKDQYGFMMKPNDLYFSIPFFYNFGGYIFGGEEGEYNTDDIGLNNEGSVKGGKLFQSFFGEGKIPPSTTTDVIDGLFNDGKVGAVINGPWAIVGYKEALGDKLAFTPFPKINGEQGQTFVGVKSWMVSYYSEKKHWAKDLAAFMTNQENSKHYFEVAGELAPNKEALSSIEDPIYAAFAEQIKHGVPMPSTPAMQQVWEPFNNALQFIAEGEDVKPVLDEAVKQIKTNIQASGAE from the coding sequence ATGAAGAAATCTTCATATCTATTAATCGCGGCATTTATGTTTGCCATTCTAGTATTGGCAGCATGTGCTCCGGAACGTTCAGAAAGTACAGGTGAGGGAAGTGACAGTGAGAGTTCCAAGGAAACTGCTGAAAAACCCGAATCTCTGTCCATCTGGGCAAACGATGAGGAAAAACAGCTGGAAGCAATTAAGGATATTGTAGCTGACTATGAAAAAGAAACAGGAATTAAGGTTAAGGTTGAAAAGAAATCTATGCTCGATCAGATGGAACAATTGGCGTTAGCCGGTCCTGAAGGAAATGGCCCGGACTTATTTTTCCAGCCGCATGACCGGATTGGTAACATTGTGGCACAAGGACTTGCTGAACCAATTGATATGGCAGATGATGTGAAAAGCACATACAGTGACGCAGCAGTCGAAGCGGTAACATATCAGTACAATGGTAAAACTGCTCAGTATGGTTACCCGGCAGTTATTGAAACATACGGTGTATTTTACAATACGGATATCGTAAAAGAAGCACCGGAAACGATCAACGATTTAAAAGCACTTCTTGAAAACAAGACGAATCCATCAAAAGATCAGTATGGATTTATGATGAAACCGAATGATTTATATTTCTCCATTCCATTCTTCTATAACTTTGGCGGTTATATTTTCGGAGGAGAAGAAGGGGAATATAATACTGATGATATCGGTCTGAATAACGAAGGTTCCGTAAAGGGCGGAAAGTTATTTCAATCTTTTTTTGGTGAAGGTAAAATCCCCCCATCAACAACAACTGATGTTATTGATGGATTGTTCAATGATGGAAAAGTTGGTGCAGTCATCAATGGTCCATGGGCAATTGTAGGTTATAAAGAGGCATTAGGTGACAAACTTGCTTTTACGCCATTCCCAAAAATTAACGGTGAACAAGGTCAAACTTTTGTCGGGGTGAAATCATGGATGGTTTCCTACTATTCCGAGAAAAAACATTGGGCTAAAGATCTGGCAGCATTTATGACAAATCAGGAAAATTCCAAGCATTATTTTGAAGTTGCAGGAGAGCTTGCTCCAAACAAAGAGGCACTTTCATCCATTGAAGATCCAATTTATGCAGCTTTTGCGGAACAGATTAAACACGGTGTGCCAATGCCAAGTACACCGGCAATGCAGCAAGTTTGGGAACCATTCAACAATGCATTGCAGTTTATTGCTGAAGGTGAAGATGTGAAGCCTGTACTGGATGAAGCGGTTAAGCAAATAAAAACGAATATCCAGGCAAGTGGCGCAGAGTAA
- a CDS encoding glycoside hydrolase family 13 protein — protein sequence MMKEAVYHRPKNNFAYAYDAETLHIRLRTKRDDVDNVILIHGDPYDWTEEGWKVHRSEMSLQASNDLFDYWLVEIKPPFRRLRYGFELNSSNEKLVYTEKGFYHDAPFDDVAYYFCFPFLNQADVFHTPDWVKDTIWYQIFPERFGNGDFSNDPEGTLPWGSAEPAQENFFGGDFQGVIDHLDYLEDLGITGIYFTPIFKAYSNHKYDTIDYMEIDPQFGTKEKFRELVQRCHEKGIRVMLDAVFNHSGYYFPQFQDVLENGAESLYKNWFHIKEFPVKTEPQPTFYSFAFTPHMPKLNTENPDVKQYLLDVATYWIKEFDIDGWRLDVANEVDHQFWRDFRKEVKAVKPDVYILGEIWHDSMPWLQGDQFDAVMNYPFTLAALDYLGKRTLNAEQFANQISSVLTSYPENVNEAAFNLLDSHDTERLLTLCDNDKQRAKLLFVMQFSFKGTPCIYYGDEIGMTGGQDPGCRKCMVWNTDEQDLELREFIKKLIQLRKSEPAFGSNGSFRFTESDNESNSIVYEKRFGDEKIVFIINPSNRSLRRPFHTDNAVNLWTGEVMKNSSFIDTGAYDFSVIKIERDDNR from the coding sequence ATGATGAAAGAAGCAGTTTATCACCGACCGAAAAATAATTTTGCCTATGCTTATGATGCCGAAACATTGCACATTCGGCTTCGGACCAAACGAGATGATGTCGATAATGTCATACTGATTCACGGGGATCCCTACGACTGGACTGAGGAAGGCTGGAAGGTTCACCGGAGTGAGATGTCTTTGCAGGCAAGCAACGATCTTTTTGATTACTGGCTGGTTGAAATTAAACCTCCATTCCGCCGGTTGCGGTATGGATTTGAACTGAACAGCAGCAATGAAAAACTTGTATACACTGAAAAAGGGTTTTACCATGACGCACCTTTTGATGATGTCGCCTATTACTTCTGTTTCCCTTTCCTGAACCAGGCTGACGTTTTTCATACGCCTGACTGGGTGAAGGACACAATTTGGTATCAGATTTTCCCCGAACGGTTTGGAAATGGTGACTTCTCCAATGATCCTGAGGGTACGTTGCCATGGGGAAGTGCAGAGCCGGCTCAGGAGAATTTCTTCGGGGGAGACTTTCAAGGTGTAATTGACCATCTTGATTATCTTGAGGATCTGGGTATTACCGGAATTTATTTCACACCAATCTTTAAAGCATACTCCAATCATAAATATGACACGATTGACTACATGGAAATCGACCCGCAATTCGGCACGAAAGAAAAGTTCCGTGAGCTTGTACAGCGCTGCCATGAAAAGGGAATTCGAGTTATGCTTGATGCAGTATTTAATCACAGTGGGTATTACTTCCCGCAGTTTCAGGATGTGCTTGAAAATGGGGCTGAATCACTGTATAAAAATTGGTTTCATATCAAGGAGTTCCCTGTTAAGACCGAACCGCAGCCAACCTTTTATTCATTCGCTTTCACACCACACATGCCCAAACTCAATACCGAAAACCCTGACGTAAAACAATACCTGCTTGATGTTGCGACATACTGGATCAAAGAATTTGATATTGATGGCTGGCGCCTAGATGTGGCGAACGAAGTCGACCACCAATTTTGGCGGGATTTCCGGAAAGAGGTTAAAGCAGTTAAACCGGACGTATATATTCTAGGAGAAATCTGGCATGACTCTATGCCCTGGCTGCAGGGAGACCAGTTCGATGCAGTCATGAACTATCCATTCACGCTTGCTGCGCTCGACTATTTAGGAAAAAGAACGCTAAATGCTGAACAATTTGCCAATCAAATTTCCAGCGTTCTCACATCGTATCCGGAAAATGTTAATGAAGCAGCTTTTAATCTGCTCGACAGTCATGATACGGAGCGGCTGCTAACCCTCTGCGACAATGACAAACAGCGAGCCAAACTGCTTTTCGTAATGCAGTTTTCCTTCAAGGGAACGCCTTGTATCTATTATGGTGATGAAATTGGAATGACAGGGGGACAGGATCCCGGATGTCGTAAATGCATGGTCTGGAATACAGATGAGCAGGACCTGGAGTTGCGGGAGTTTATTAAAAAACTGATTCAATTGCGTAAATCAGAGCCTGCGTTTGGCAGCAATGGAAGTTTTCGCTTTACTGAATCGGACAATGAATCCAACTCTATCGTCTATGAAAAGAGATTTGGCGATGAAAAAATAGTTTTTATTATTAATCCATCAAATCGTTCTCTTAGAAGACCATTTCATACTGACAATGCGGTTAATCTATGGACGGGAGAGGTTATGAAAAACTCATCATTCATAGATACGGGAGCATATGACTTTTCAGTAATTAAGATTGAGCGTGATGACAATAGATAA